From Halalkalicoccus subterraneus, the proteins below share one genomic window:
- a CDS encoding mandelate racemase/muconate lactonizing enzyme family protein gives MRDYSNQKQTRASERDVEITGLETCVIEGNFDWNIVEIHTDAGVTGIGESYRGGAIAELMHYIEDVLIGENPLDVERLFRLMVQELSGHGGTTGKAVTAASGIEIALWDTAGKLLGVPVYQLLGGKYRDAVRIYCDCHAGEAYSVDHGSTDYSDSDAYAPEAYAETARNVVKQGFTALKFDLDTPIDNDPDPVNGRLSNAAIQHKVDTVAAIREAIGNEIDLAFDCHWDYSLESGKRLARKLEPYDLMWLEDVLPPENMRAQRELARSTSVPLATGENRFRVHEFAELIQEFGVDILTPDTSTCGGLAETKAIANRAEEQYIPISPHNVCSPIGTMANVHLGAAVPNFDVLEYHALDVEWWDALLVRSEPLIEDGYIEVPEAPGLGVGLDKDVAEQHATGEGSMFS, from the coding sequence ATGCGAGATTACTCCAACCAAAAACAAACCCGTGCCTCAGAGCGCGACGTGGAGATCACCGGCCTCGAGACCTGTGTTATCGAGGGCAACTTCGACTGGAACATCGTCGAGATTCACACTGACGCCGGCGTGACCGGCATCGGTGAGTCCTACCGCGGGGGTGCCATCGCAGAACTGATGCACTACATCGAGGACGTGCTGATCGGCGAGAATCCGCTCGATGTCGAGCGTCTCTTCCGATTGATGGTTCAGGAGCTCTCGGGCCACGGCGGGACCACCGGGAAGGCCGTGACGGCCGCCTCCGGAATCGAGATCGCCCTCTGGGATACGGCGGGCAAACTTCTCGGTGTCCCGGTCTACCAGCTACTGGGCGGGAAGTATCGCGACGCGGTCCGGATCTACTGTGACTGTCACGCCGGGGAAGCCTATTCGGTGGACCACGGGTCGACCGACTACAGTGACAGCGACGCATACGCCCCGGAAGCCTACGCTGAGACCGCCCGAAACGTCGTCAAGCAGGGATTCACGGCGCTCAAGTTCGACCTCGATACGCCGATCGACAACGATCCGGACCCGGTCAATGGTCGCCTCTCGAACGCCGCGATCCAGCATAAGGTCGACACCGTTGCAGCGATCCGGGAGGCGATCGGCAACGAGATCGATCTCGCCTTCGACTGTCACTGGGACTATAGCCTCGAGAGCGGCAAGCGACTTGCGCGCAAGCTCGAGCCGTACGATCTCATGTGGCTCGAGGACGTCCTCCCGCCGGAGAACATGCGCGCCCAACGCGAACTAGCGCGCTCGACCAGCGTGCCGCTTGCGACCGGCGAGAATCGATTCCGAGTCCACGAGTTCGCGGAGCTGATCCAGGAGTTCGGCGTCGATATCCTCACGCCCGATACGAGCACTTGCGGTGGGCTGGCCGAAACGAAGGCGATCGCCAACCGTGCCGAAGAACAGTATATCCCGATCTCCCCGCATAACGTCTGTAGTCCGATCGGGACGATGGCCAACGTCCATCTCGGTGCGGCCGTCCCGAACTTCGACGTCCTCGAGTATCATGCGCTCGACGTCGAATGGTGGGACGCTCTTCTGGTGCGCTCCGAACCGCTCATAGAGGACGGCTATATTGAGGTTCCTGAAGCTCCCGGTCTCGGTGTCGGATTAGACAAAGACGTTGCCGAACAGCACGCAACTGGCGAAGGGTCGATGTTCTCGTGA
- a CDS encoding type IV toxin-antitoxin system AbiEi family antitoxin domain-containing protein, with amino-acid sequence MESTNDTETQRKSLSTRESQALSRLASENRQVITSSDLVDALDIPRKSAKDMAYALKEKGWLERIAHGKYLILPLAAGENSVYTEHEFVIASALVEPMYVGYWSALNHHGLTEQLSRTVYIVTTERAQEREIHGVTYRPVSVTAQKFFGYQPTAVGSNQVNISSIEKTLVDCADHPEFCGGIGELATAMQNAVETRCSWERVVEYLQRVGNGAATKRLVYLADQLDIDLPEYDELVENFTTGYPLLDPTREATGTRDSKYQLRLNATPESFLPDEFA; translated from the coding sequence ATGGAATCAACAAACGACACAGAAACTCAACGAAAGAGCCTATCGACGCGCGAGTCACAGGCATTGTCACGGCTCGCAAGCGAGAACCGGCAGGTCATTACTAGTAGTGATCTCGTGGATGCACTTGACATCCCACGGAAATCGGCGAAGGACATGGCGTATGCGCTCAAGGAGAAAGGCTGGCTTGAGCGTATCGCGCACGGGAAGTATCTCATCCTGCCGCTCGCTGCAGGCGAGAACTCTGTGTATACCGAGCACGAGTTCGTGATCGCGTCCGCCCTCGTGGAGCCGATGTACGTTGGGTACTGGAGCGCGCTGAATCACCACGGGCTGACGGAGCAGTTGTCCCGGACGGTGTACATCGTGACGACAGAGCGCGCTCAAGAGCGTGAAATTCACGGGGTCACGTATCGTCCAGTGTCGGTCACTGCACAGAAGTTCTTCGGCTATCAACCGACTGCGGTCGGATCGAACCAGGTGAACATTTCGAGTATCGAAAAAACGCTGGTCGATTGCGCCGACCATCCGGAATTCTGTGGTGGTATCGGTGAACTCGCAACGGCGATGCAGAACGCGGTCGAAACGCGATGTTCGTGGGAACGAGTCGTCGAGTATCTGCAGCGAGTTGGGAACGGTGCCGCAACGAAACGACTCGTCTACCTCGCTGACCAGTTGGACATCGACCTTCCGGAGTACGACGAACTCGTCGAGAACTTCACGACTGGATACCCGCTGCTCGACCCGACGAGAGAAGCGACGGGTACCCGCGACAGTAAGTACCAACTGCGCCTGAACGCGACTCCCGAATCGTTTCTCCCGGATGAGTTTGCATGA
- a CDS encoding winged helix-turn-helix domain-containing protein has translation MTDDNSWTDINDHVTEEWKEETTPFERIYEVLEQTHDGQSAAEIAERALVSEPTSRRHLDALVATGFAATAQDGRTTRYRRDDDRVLMTRIHELREQATRDEILGGIRRMKAEIRDYEAQYDALSPEELARQLPNEANEEWEDVTAWKTTRQNLAVAQAALAYDEASEQLTA, from the coding sequence ATGACCGACGACAACAGCTGGACAGACATCAACGACCACGTAACCGAGGAGTGGAAGGAAGAGACGACGCCATTTGAACGCATCTATGAAGTCCTCGAACAGACTCATGACGGACAGTCTGCGGCCGAGATCGCCGAGCGCGCACTTGTAAGCGAACCAACCTCTCGCCGGCATCTAGATGCGCTTGTTGCGACCGGATTCGCGGCTACCGCACAGGACGGCCGCACCACACGCTACCGACGTGACGATGATCGCGTGCTGATGACGCGGATTCATGAACTCAGAGAGCAGGCCACCCGAGACGAAATTCTCGGCGGCATTAGACGGATGAAAGCGGAAATTCGAGACTACGAAGCACAATACGATGCACTCTCACCCGAAGAGCTGGCACGGCAATTGCCCAACGAAGCGAATGAGGAGTGGGAAGACGTCACTGCATGGAAGACGACACGCCAGAACCTCGCAGTCGCGCAGGCGGCCCTCGCCTACGACGAGGCGAGTGAGCAGCTCACAGCATGA
- a CDS encoding tripartite tricarboxylate transporter TctB family protein has translation MFRSDVIAAGLLLVLSAAVFVVSADFPGGRGGDPGAAFFPRLITGTIAILALGLLVKDLTAEERAAHEIDPAIVRRLVIVVAFPTIYILAMPIVGFPLTTIAFLAGLMWFSGARSIPMVLGSAVGVTLVLYYLFGALFQVPLPEGLIPIGDVLPFVIHAGLI, from the coding sequence GTGTTTCGTTCGGACGTTATCGCAGCCGGACTGCTGCTTGTACTGTCGGCGGCCGTCTTCGTCGTCAGTGCCGACTTCCCCGGTGGTCGCGGTGGCGATCCCGGGGCGGCCTTCTTCCCGCGCCTGATCACGGGGACGATCGCAATCCTCGCGCTCGGCCTGCTCGTCAAGGATCTTACCGCCGAGGAGCGAGCGGCCCACGAGATCGATCCGGCCATCGTCCGCCGGCTCGTCATCGTCGTCGCGTTTCCGACGATCTACATTTTAGCCATGCCAATCGTCGGTTTTCCGCTGACAACGATCGCCTTCCTCGCTGGGCTCATGTGGTTCTCCGGTGCGCGGTCGATCCCGATGGTCCTTGGGAGTGCCGTCGGTGTCACGCTCGTCCTCTATTACCTCTTTGGAGCCCTCTTTCAGGTCCCGCTTCCAGAGGGTCTCATTCCGATTGGAGACGTGCTACCGTTCGTAATTCATGCGGGGCTGATCTGA
- a CDS encoding tripartite tricarboxylate transporter permease, giving the protein MPSILDFFAQGATLVFEPFALALIVIGVIIGLTMGSLPGMTATMTVAVLVSFTFSMEPVEGMMLLLGIYGGALYAGSIPAILIRTPGTPSAAATVFDGFPLAQQGKAGRAIGIATVASFVGGVISVIFLAVLAPQIANVALAFRSPENFAIAVFGLTIIASISGDSIIKGLISGLLGMFLATVGLDPNLGFPRFSFGVDALTAGIEFIAVMIGLFGIAEGIARYRAGIDTDSVKQDLSTVRPTREDLKNIGNVTVGSGIVGAFIGAIPGAGGDIASFVTYNEAKRWCSNAVPKFGEGNVLGVAAAESGNNASTGGALIPTLTLGIPGDSVTAILIGALLVHGIRPGPGLFESEPGLVYAIFIGFFLVYVLILIFGLIGARYWARLIDFPAMYLWPVIFILCIIGSIALRGNLLDAWVMLGAGVLGYFMRMDDYPLAPMVLGLILGPIAESNLRRSLQVSDGSLEIIYTSPIAMVILIFSLVSLFLPFIRHGIQQYRT; this is encoded by the coding sequence GTGCCGTCCATCCTCGATTTCTTCGCTCAGGGTGCTACACTCGTCTTCGAACCGTTCGCGCTGGCGCTGATCGTCATCGGTGTGATAATCGGTCTTACCATGGGGTCGCTACCGGGTATGACGGCGACCATGACCGTCGCCGTCCTCGTTTCCTTCACCTTCAGTATGGAACCTGTCGAAGGGATGATGCTCTTGTTAGGAATCTACGGGGGTGCCCTGTATGCGGGATCGATCCCGGCGATTCTCATCCGGACACCGGGCACGCCGAGTGCGGCCGCAACGGTGTTCGATGGCTTCCCACTGGCCCAACAAGGCAAGGCTGGGCGCGCGATTGGGATCGCGACCGTCGCCTCGTTTGTCGGCGGCGTCATCAGTGTGATTTTCCTTGCGGTGCTCGCCCCCCAGATCGCGAATGTCGCACTCGCGTTCCGATCTCCTGAAAACTTCGCGATCGCCGTCTTCGGGTTGACGATCATCGCCAGCATCAGCGGCGATTCCATCATCAAGGGGCTGATCTCGGGACTGCTGGGTATGTTTCTCGCGACCGTCGGGCTTGATCCGAACCTCGGCTTTCCCCGCTTTTCGTTCGGGGTCGACGCGCTCACTGCCGGTATCGAGTTCATTGCTGTGATGATTGGGCTGTTCGGGATCGCTGAGGGTATCGCCCGGTATCGTGCGGGAATCGACACCGACAGTGTCAAACAGGACCTCTCGACGGTCCGGCCGACCCGTGAGGATTTAAAGAATATTGGGAATGTCACCGTTGGTTCAGGCATCGTCGGCGCGTTCATCGGTGCTATCCCCGGTGCCGGCGGGGATATTGCCTCCTTCGTAACCTACAACGAGGCGAAACGGTGGTGTAGCAATGCGGTCCCCAAATTCGGAGAGGGTAATGTTCTGGGTGTTGCAGCCGCTGAATCGGGCAACAACGCTAGTACTGGCGGTGCACTCATCCCGACGCTTACCTTAGGAATCCCCGGCGATTCGGTAACGGCGATTCTGATCGGCGCACTGCTCGTTCACGGCATTCGACCGGGCCCCGGACTCTTCGAGAGTGAACCTGGTTTGGTCTATGCGATTTTCATCGGCTTCTTTCTGGTCTACGTTCTGATCCTCATCTTCGGGCTCATCGGTGCGCGCTACTGGGCGCGATTGATTGATTTTCCTGCAATGTATCTCTGGCCCGTTATTTTTATCCTCTGTATTATCGGTTCGATAGCCTTGCGGGGTAACCTGCTCGACGCGTGGGTAATGCTCGGCGCCGGCGTGCTCGGGTACTTCATGCGCATGGATGATTATCCATTGGCGCCGATGGTATTGGGGCTCATCCTCGGACCGATCGCCGAGTCGAATCTCCGCCGGTCGCTGCAGGTCTCCGACGGGTCACTGGAAATCATCTACACCAGTCCGATCGCGATGGTAATTCTAATCTTCAGCTTAGTCTCGTTGTTCCTGCCCTTTATCCGCCATGGGATCCAGCAGTATCGGACCTAG
- a CDS encoding MarR family transcriptional regulator: protein MPISTDRFDEEPVDALDLQEGTHPYRLLQFLANHRDQAFTQTELHEATSIKRGSVGATLSRLEDRGLVRHRGRYWAIAEDDRLAAYAAQTNASSASTTDDYYGDEE from the coding sequence ATGCCGATCAGCACCGACCGGTTCGACGAAGAACCCGTGGACGCGCTCGATCTCCAGGAAGGGACGCACCCGTATCGGCTACTGCAGTTCCTCGCAAACCACCGTGATCAGGCGTTCACGCAGACGGAACTCCACGAAGCGACCAGCATCAAGCGCGGGAGCGTCGGCGCTACACTCTCGCGCCTCGAGGATCGTGGCCTCGTTCGCCATCGGGGCCGATACTGGGCTATCGCCGAGGACGATCGTCTCGCCGCCTACGCTGCACAGACGAACGCCAGTTCTGCTTCGACGACGGACGACTACTACGGCGACGAGGAATGA
- a CDS encoding nucleotidyl transferase AbiEii/AbiGii toxin family protein has protein sequence MISDAQLRRLARELAVRLGYAEKNYVNSWILWAIYTNPYGDNLLFKGGTALSKLYFPEMWRYSEDLDFGVEGAYHGTEAELQDALEDATRASGIDFEVTKHRELQKEAYPTHYVDIDIQYTAILGHKNTTSLDVMIDEYVAFTSVNHRHSYEDVPEFELTAYSLEEIFAEKLRALYQRSQARDYYDLYRMITEADIDDSGILPAFTRKCEHDGLDVDLRDGLPEEKWDEIRDGWKNTLPDLVAELPEFGPVYEALEDYIDSLVDEQQR, from the coding sequence ATGATTTCCGATGCACAACTCCGGCGGCTGGCCAGAGAACTAGCGGTCCGCCTCGGCTACGCAGAGAAGAACTACGTCAATTCGTGGATCCTGTGGGCGATCTACACGAATCCCTACGGCGACAACCTACTGTTCAAGGGCGGAACCGCTCTCAGCAAGTTGTACTTCCCGGAGATGTGGCGCTACTCGGAAGATCTTGATTTCGGTGTTGAGGGAGCGTATCACGGGACTGAGGCGGAGTTGCAAGACGCACTGGAAGACGCGACTAGAGCCTCCGGCATCGACTTCGAGGTGACCAAACACCGCGAACTGCAGAAAGAAGCGTATCCGACGCACTACGTCGATATCGATATCCAGTACACCGCCATTCTCGGTCACAAGAACACGACGAGTCTGGACGTCATGATCGACGAATACGTTGCGTTCACCTCGGTAAACCATCGCCACAGCTACGAGGACGTCCCCGAATTCGAGTTGACCGCATACAGCCTGGAAGAAATCTTCGCAGAGAAGTTGCGAGCGCTCTACCAGCGGTCACAGGCTCGTGACTACTACGACCTCTATCGGATGATTACCGAGGCTGACATCGACGACTCGGGTATTCTCCCGGCATTCACGCGGAAGTGTGAACACGACGGGCTGGACGTCGATCTTCGCGACGGGCTTCCCGAAGAGAAATGGGATGAGATCCGTGACGGCTGGAAGAATACGCTTCCCGATTTGGTTGCAGAACTCCCCGAGTTCGGTCCCGTCTATGAAGCACTCGAAGACTACATCGATTCGCTGGTAGACGAACAGCAACGCTAG
- a CDS encoding MarR family transcriptional regulator: MSIDIDQFDERSSEELAELSNPEHALRFLYENRDRAWKAKEIARRTPVPENSIHPVLSRLEKQELVRHKAPYWALTTDLDRLRQAYDHHRVTRLFDDCYGDEDRDEWIEASEQAEE, from the coding sequence ATGTCGATCGATATCGATCAGTTTGACGAACGCTCTTCGGAGGAGTTAGCGGAGCTCAGCAATCCGGAGCACGCCCTTCGGTTCCTCTATGAGAACCGCGATCGAGCATGGAAGGCAAAGGAGATCGCCCGTCGGACGCCCGTCCCCGAAAACTCGATCCATCCGGTCCTCTCGCGACTCGAGAAGCAGGAGCTCGTCCGACATAAGGCTCCGTATTGGGCACTTACCACTGATCTGGATCGACTTCGCCAGGCCTACGATCACCATCGGGTGACGCGCCTGTTCGATGATTGCTATGGGGACGAGGATCGAGACGAGTGGATCGAGGCGAGCGAACAGGCTGAGGAATGA
- a CDS encoding DUF7342 family protein has translation MTDSGLNSWTEGLSSRERVREIAMTLTQSRSVDWVRAEAQVSSWQTAKDELEMLVEFGQVHAIEGDDGNTKYAPNYQLRYFNELTELINEHSQADLREEIASIQETIEDWMADYGVDSCDDLEATLTDESLSSEDVRERSRILRRWERCEDNKRLLKHALELYDDAQSLYPGQNEPSNSSSPLSQ, from the coding sequence ATGACTGACTCTGGACTCAACTCGTGGACGGAGGGGCTTTCGTCTCGCGAGCGTGTGAGAGAGATCGCGATGACGCTCACCCAGTCGCGCTCCGTTGACTGGGTACGCGCCGAAGCACAGGTTTCCTCCTGGCAAACCGCGAAAGACGAACTGGAGATGCTCGTTGAATTCGGGCAGGTACACGCCATCGAAGGAGACGACGGCAACACGAAATACGCGCCGAACTACCAACTTCGCTACTTCAACGAACTCACCGAGTTGATCAACGAACACAGCCAGGCTGACCTTCGCGAGGAAATTGCGAGCATTCAGGAGACGATCGAGGACTGGATGGCTGACTACGGCGTCGACTCATGCGACGATCTCGAAGCGACACTCACCGACGAGAGCCTCTCCAGCGAGGACGTGCGAGAACGGAGTCGCATCCTCCGCCGCTGGGAACGGTGTGAGGACAACAAACGTCTCCTGAAACATGCGCTTGAACTCTACGACGATGCTCAATCCCTCTATCCTGGGCAGAACGAGCCATCGAACTCCTCGTCCCCACTCTCCCAGTAG
- a CDS encoding FAD-dependent monooxygenase, whose protein sequence is MPDRVETTDVAIAGCGPGGAVLGYLLARSGVDVALIERAATFEREYRGFGWNPGVIRLFDEMGVLDDVLDLAHETVTDGTFSLYGTDVSVLDFDVLDTEYPYALMMEQPSLLEYLVDRADAYTTFTFHPSTTVTDLRVEGNGTIQGIEAHDRKADADVRFDTRVVVGADGRYSTVRSSTGIDPGFFESPIDLVWFKLPSGAIDARTEGRIDRNGILLYFGLGDGELQVGYPILDGEWTSIRAGGFSAFSNRIAAIDSELASAMYRHLDGFRDTTLLDIAPGTAETWSRDGMALVGDAAHTASPIGAQGNPLAIEDAVVIHDVLATALRDSTGVVPEETLAEFETRRRPTVERVISLQRRGAQNLAFWITYGQYVPELLVRGSASIFSWLVPQLPPIRKSIESFALGDRSISVTQSHFIE, encoded by the coding sequence ATGCCTGATCGTGTCGAAACCACGGATGTCGCTATCGCCGGTTGTGGGCCTGGTGGTGCTGTTCTAGGGTACTTGCTCGCTCGGAGTGGGGTCGATGTTGCACTCATCGAGCGGGCCGCGACGTTCGAGCGCGAGTACCGTGGGTTCGGGTGGAATCCAGGTGTGATTCGCCTCTTCGACGAAATGGGTGTTCTCGACGATGTACTCGATCTCGCTCACGAAACCGTGACCGACGGTACGTTCTCACTCTACGGAACAGATGTTTCAGTTCTGGACTTCGACGTGCTCGATACCGAGTATCCTTACGCCTTGATGATGGAACAACCGTCGTTACTAGAATATCTCGTCGATCGAGCGGATGCATATACTACGTTCACGTTCCACCCCTCGACGACAGTCACAGATTTGCGAGTCGAAGGCAATGGCACCATCCAAGGCATCGAGGCTCACGATCGCAAAGCGGATGCCGACGTTCGATTCGATACGCGCGTGGTAGTCGGTGCCGACGGGCGCTACTCCACAGTCCGGTCAAGCACTGGAATCGATCCTGGGTTTTTCGAATCCCCGATAGATCTTGTGTGGTTCAAACTTCCAAGTGGAGCGATTGATGCCCGCACTGAGGGCCGCATCGATCGTAACGGTATTCTCCTGTATTTCGGATTGGGAGACGGCGAACTCCAAGTGGGATATCCGATACTGGATGGTGAATGGACGTCGATTCGAGCCGGGGGCTTCAGCGCGTTCTCTAACCGCATCGCAGCCATCGATTCCGAACTCGCGTCGGCAATGTATCGTCATCTCGATGGCTTCCGGGACACTACCCTACTTGATATCGCACCGGGTACTGCAGAAACCTGGTCCCGGGATGGAATGGCGTTAGTAGGGGACGCTGCACATACCGCAAGTCCAATAGGCGCTCAAGGGAATCCGCTGGCTATCGAGGATGCAGTCGTGATCCACGATGTGCTCGCCACGGCGCTACGTGACAGCACAGGAGTAGTGCCCGAGGAGACTCTGGCCGAATTTGAAACACGCCGTCGCCCGACAGTTGAGCGCGTTATCTCATTGCAGCGGCGCGGCGCACAGAATCTCGCATTCTGGATTACCTATGGACAGTACGTTCCTGAACTACTGGTGCGGGGATCGGCGAGTATCTTTAGTTGGCTCGTTCCTCAATTGCCGCCGATTCGAAAATCGATCGAATCGTTCGCGCTCGGCGATCGGTCGATTTCTGTAACGCAATCCCATTTTATCGAGTAG